Proteins from one Mycobacterium sp. SMC-2 genomic window:
- a CDS encoding ArsI/CadI family heavy metal resistance metalloenzyme, with amino-acid sequence MSRVQLALNVDDLGEAIAFYSKLFNAEPAKVKPGYANFAIAEPPLKLVLLENPGHGGSLNHLGVEVASSDTVHAEIGRLTERGLVTDEELNTTCCYASQDKVWVTGPGGERWEVYTVIADSDTFGPSTDEAVASCSCNG; translated from the coding sequence ATGTCTCGTGTGCAACTCGCCCTCAATGTCGACGACCTCGGCGAGGCGATCGCCTTCTACTCCAAGCTGTTCAATGCCGAGCCGGCGAAGGTCAAGCCCGGTTACGCCAACTTCGCGATCGCCGAACCCCCGCTCAAACTGGTGCTGCTCGAGAACCCCGGTCACGGCGGCAGCCTGAATCACCTCGGCGTGGAAGTCGCCTCGAGTGACACCGTGCACGCCGAAATCGGCCGTCTCACCGAACGAGGGCTGGTCACCGACGAGGAGCTCAACACCACCTGCTGTTACGCCAGCCAGGACAAGGTGTGGGTCACCGGCCCCGGCGGCGAACGCTGGGAGGTCTACACCGTCATCGCGGACTCCGACACCTTCGGACCCAGCACCGACGAAGCCGTAGCGAGCTGCTCTTGTAACGGGTAG